The following are from one region of the Gossypium hirsutum isolate 1008001.06 chromosome D03, Gossypium_hirsutum_v2.1, whole genome shotgun sequence genome:
- the LOC107927051 gene encoding arp2/3 complex-activating protein rickA, with translation MDAQHGSPFSWAYFCQAKTMEELKHSLLCTTMELEQTKILVQEELRKRDDQVLELKELLSKAMKERDEAKEKYQKLFLEKLVHHHHQHRQVSSIEDEPRRGIDSNNGFSSSDCEESIVSSPVVDPIQQGPQATIELVPDRPLPEKGKLLQAVMKAGPLLQTLLLAGPLPQWRHPPPPLDSFDIPPVTIPSPPPPPPHRLHQDSFTTLNACGKVNRKRILLEGSDSPTETKYQRIVLH, from the exons ATGGATGCTCAGCATGGTTCCCCTTTTAGCTGGGCTTATTTTTGTCAAGCTAAG ACAATGGAAGAGCTTAAGCATTCACTTTTATGTACTACTATGGAGCTTGAACAAACAAAGATCCTAGTTCAAGAGGAGCTTAGAAAGAGAGATGATCAAGTACTTGAACTCAAGGAGTTGCTAAGCAAGGCTATGAAAGAGAGAGATGAAGCCAAGGAGAAATACCAAAAGCTTTTCCTTGAGAAACTAGTGCATCATCACCACCAACACCGACAGGTTTCCAGCATTGAAGATGAACCCAGAAGAGGGATTGATTCCAACAATGGcttctcatcatctgattgtgagGAAAGTATTGTTTCATCCCCTGTTGTTGACCCAATTCAACAAGGACCACAAGCAACCATAGAGCTGGTGCCTGATAGGCCATTGCCTGAAAAGGGAAAGCTTTTGCAGGCAGTGATGAAAGCTGGTCCACTTTTGCAAACCCTTCTTTTAGCTGGACCGTTGCCTCAATGGAGACACCCACCACCACCACTTGATTCCTTTGACATCCCACCTGTGACCATCccttcaccaccaccaccaccaccacatcGGCTCCACCAAGACTCCTTCACCACCCTAAACGCCTGTGGTAAAGTTAACAGAAAAAGGATTCTATTGGAAGGCTCTGATTCTCCTACAGAGACCAAGTACCAAAGAATAGTTCTCCATTGA
- the LOC107927137 gene encoding DNA ligase 1 isoform X1: MLTFRPSHLFRCTFCITRPLTPLLPPSSSHFLPSNSPFFRPKPLSLSSLNPHSNMSTRPSAFDALMSNARRLAGKKSSSSSSPTKKRKSLDSSPTENPKTVGSTEVKHDPEVSTDGIGKPINDSAKPNLYEAKKPPDSKKVKVGSASERNVEMKGKIRLLKKKPADFDPNMVACWEKGERVPFLFLSLAFDLISNETGRIVITDIVCNMLRTVIATTPDDLVATVYLAANKVAPAHEGLELGIGDASIIKALAEACGRTESQVKSQYKDKGDLGLVAQASRSSQSMMRKPDPLTVIKVFDTFRLIAKESGKDSQEKKKNRIKSLLVAATDCEPQYLIRLLQTKLRIGFSEQTLLAALGQAAVYNEQHSKPPPNVQSPLEEAAKIVKQVFSILPVYDKIVPALLTGGVWDLPKSCGFTPGVPVGPMLAKPTKGVAEIINKFQDIDFICEYKYDGERAQIHYMENGSVEIYSRNAECNTGKFPDVVAAISRFKKSSVKSFVLDCELVAYDRVQKKILPFQILITRARKNVVVSEIKVDVCIFAFDILYLNGQPLLHEQLKVRKERLYDSFEEEPGFFQFATALTSNDLEEIQTFLNSAVSSSCEGLIIKTLDRDATYEPSKRSLNWLKLKKDYMESIGDTLDLVPIAAFHGRGKRTGFYGAFLLACYDENNEEFQSICKIGTGFSEAELEERSASLRSKVIPEPKSYYRCSEMMKPDVWFETTEVWEVKAADLTISPVHRAAIGIVDPDKGISLRFPRLVRVREDKTPEQASSSEQVAEMYNAQKHNQTNNEDDGEDD; encoded by the exons ATGCTAACGTTTCGCCCATCCCATCTTTTCCGCTGTACTTTTTGTATTACTCGTCCTCTCACCCCTCTCCTTCCTCCCTCTTCCTCCCATTTCCTTCCTTCCAACTCGCCTTTCTTTCGCCCCAAACCCCTCTCTCTTTCTTCCTTAAACCCTCACTCCAACATGTCCACTCGCCCCTCCGCCTTCGATGCTTTAATGTCTAATGCTCGCCGTTTAGCCGGTAAGAAGAGCTCTTCCTCTTCTTCGCCCACCAAGAAACGCAAATCCCTCGATTCGTCGCCCACCGAAAACCCTAAAACCGTCGGCTCCACTGAAGTCAAGCACGACCCAGAGGTTTCTACTGATGGAATCGGAAAGCCCATTAACGATTCCGCAAAACCCAATTTATATGAGGCGAAGAAACCCCCGGATTCGAAGAAGGTGAAGGTGGGGAGCGCCTCCGAGAGAAACGTGGAGATGAAAGGGAAAATTCGGTTGTTGAAGAAGAAGCCGGCGGATTTTGATCCCAATATGGTGGCGTGTTGGGAGAAAGGAGAGAGGGTGCCGTTTTTGTTTCTGAGCCTGGCGTTTGATTTGATATCCAATGAGACGGGTCGGATTGTGATAACGGATATTGTTTGCAATATGTTGAGGACTGTTATTGCTACCACGCCGGATGATTTGGTGGCGACGGTTTACTTGGCAGCAAATAAGGTTGCTCCGGCGCATGAGGGGTTAGAGCTGGGAATCGGTGATGCATCCATTATCAAGGCCCTAGCTGAGGCCTGTGGGAGGACTGAATCACAGGTTAAGAGTCAGTACAAG GATAAAGGAGACCTGGGCCTTGTTGCTCAGGCTAGCCGTTCATCTCAATCAATGATGCGCAAGCCTGATCCATTGACTGTTATCAAAGTGTTTGACACGTTTCGGCTAATTGCTAAG GAATCTGGAAAGGATAGTcaggagaagaaaaagaatcgtaTCAAATCACTTCTTGTTGCTGCAACTGACTGTGAACCTCAGTATTTGATTCGTCTGCTTCAG ACAAAGCTGCGGATTGGATTTTCAGAGCAGACTCTGTTAGCTGCATTAGGACAGGCTGCTGTATATAATGAACAACATTCTAAACCACCTCCAAATGTTCAGTCTCCTTTAGAGGAG GCTGCTAAGATTGTCAAACAAGTTTTTTCTATCCTTCCAGTCTATGATAAAATAGTCCCAGCACTCTTGACTGGTGGTGTATGGGATCTGCCTAAGAGTTGTGGCTTTACACCGGGTGTTCCTGTTGGACCTATGCTAGCAAAACCAACCAAAGGTGTTGctgaaatcataaataaattccAGGACATTGACTTCATATGTGAATATAAGTATGATGGAGAGCGTGCGCAG ATACACTATATGGAGAATGGTTCAGTTGAGATATACAGTCGAAATGCTGAGTGTAACACTGGAAAGTTTCCTGATGTTGTTGCTGCAATTTCTAG ATTTAAGAAGTCCTCTGTAAAATCATTTGTTTTGGATTGTGAGCTTGTTGCTTATGATCGTGTTCAAAAGAAAATATTACCCTTTCAG ATCCTTATTACAAGAGCACGGAAAAATGTGGTAGTGAGTGAAATTAAAGTTGATGTGTGCATATTCGCTTTTGACATCTTATACCTTAACGGGCAACCACTTCTTCATGAGCAACTTAAAGTTCGTAAGGAG AGGCTTTATGATTCATTTGAGGAAGAACCTGGGTTTTTTCAATTTGCAACAGCCTTAACATCAAATGATCTTGAGGAGATTCAAACATTCCTTAATTCTGCTGTTTCTTCAAG TTGTGAGGGTTTAATTATCAAAACATTGGATAGAGATGCTACATATGAGCCATCGAAGCGGTCACTCAACTGGCTAAAATTGAAGAAAGACTACATGGAAAG TATTGGCGACACATTAGATCTAGTACCTATTGCTGCTTTCCATGGCCGTGGGAAACGAACTG GCTTCTATGGTGCTTTTCTCTTGGCATGTTATGATGAAAATAATGAAGAATTCCAGAGTATCTGTAAAATAG GTACTGGATTTTCTGAAGCAGAGCTTGAGGAACGTTCTGCCAGTCTCCGCTCTAAAGTGATTCCTGAACCAAAG TCGTACTATCGTTGTTCTGAGATGATGAAGCCAGATGTATGGTTTGAGACTACAGAG GTTTGGGAGGTAAAAGCTGCAGACTTGACCATTAGCCCTGTTCATCGTGCTGCTATTGGGATTGTGGATCCTGATAAG GGCATATCTCTCCGATTTCCACGTTTAGTTCGTGTTCGAGAAGATAAGACACCAGAGCAAGCTTCATCATCTGAGCAG GTTGCTGAGATGTATAATGCTCAAAAACACAATCAAACCAATAACGAAGACGATGGTGAGGATGATTGA
- the LOC107927137 gene encoding DNA ligase 1 isoform X2: MLTFRPSHLFRCTFCITRPLTPLLPPSSSHFLPSNSPFFRPKPLSLSSLNPHSNMSTRPSAFDALMSNARRLAGKKSSSSSSPTKKRKSLDSSPTENPKTVGSTEVKHDPEVSTDGIGKPINDSAKPNLYEAKKPPDSKKVKVGSASERNVEMKGKIRLLKKKPADFDPNMVACWEKGERVPFLFLSLAFDLISNETGRIVITDIVCNMLRTVIATTPDDLVATVYLAANKVAPAHEGLELGIGDASIIKALAEACGRTESQVKSQYKDKGDLGLVAQASRSSQSMMRKPDPLTVIKVFDTFRLIAKESGKDSQEKKKNRIKSLLVAATDCEPQYLIRLLQTKLRIGFSEQTLLAALGQAAVYNEQHSKPPPNVQSPLEEAAKIVKQVFSILPVYDKIVPALLTGGVWDLPKSCGFTPGVPVGPMLAKPTKGVAEIINKFQDIDFICEYKYDGERAQILITRARKNVVVSEIKVDVCIFAFDILYLNGQPLLHEQLKVRKERLYDSFEEEPGFFQFATALTSNDLEEIQTFLNSAVSSSCEGLIIKTLDRDATYEPSKRSLNWLKLKKDYMESIGDTLDLVPIAAFHGRGKRTGFYGAFLLACYDENNEEFQSICKIGTGFSEAELEERSASLRSKVIPEPKSYYRCSEMMKPDVWFETTEVWEVKAADLTISPVHRAAIGIVDPDKGISLRFPRLVRVREDKTPEQASSSEQVAEMYNAQKHNQTNNEDDGEDD; encoded by the exons ATGCTAACGTTTCGCCCATCCCATCTTTTCCGCTGTACTTTTTGTATTACTCGTCCTCTCACCCCTCTCCTTCCTCCCTCTTCCTCCCATTTCCTTCCTTCCAACTCGCCTTTCTTTCGCCCCAAACCCCTCTCTCTTTCTTCCTTAAACCCTCACTCCAACATGTCCACTCGCCCCTCCGCCTTCGATGCTTTAATGTCTAATGCTCGCCGTTTAGCCGGTAAGAAGAGCTCTTCCTCTTCTTCGCCCACCAAGAAACGCAAATCCCTCGATTCGTCGCCCACCGAAAACCCTAAAACCGTCGGCTCCACTGAAGTCAAGCACGACCCAGAGGTTTCTACTGATGGAATCGGAAAGCCCATTAACGATTCCGCAAAACCCAATTTATATGAGGCGAAGAAACCCCCGGATTCGAAGAAGGTGAAGGTGGGGAGCGCCTCCGAGAGAAACGTGGAGATGAAAGGGAAAATTCGGTTGTTGAAGAAGAAGCCGGCGGATTTTGATCCCAATATGGTGGCGTGTTGGGAGAAAGGAGAGAGGGTGCCGTTTTTGTTTCTGAGCCTGGCGTTTGATTTGATATCCAATGAGACGGGTCGGATTGTGATAACGGATATTGTTTGCAATATGTTGAGGACTGTTATTGCTACCACGCCGGATGATTTGGTGGCGACGGTTTACTTGGCAGCAAATAAGGTTGCTCCGGCGCATGAGGGGTTAGAGCTGGGAATCGGTGATGCATCCATTATCAAGGCCCTAGCTGAGGCCTGTGGGAGGACTGAATCACAGGTTAAGAGTCAGTACAAG GATAAAGGAGACCTGGGCCTTGTTGCTCAGGCTAGCCGTTCATCTCAATCAATGATGCGCAAGCCTGATCCATTGACTGTTATCAAAGTGTTTGACACGTTTCGGCTAATTGCTAAG GAATCTGGAAAGGATAGTcaggagaagaaaaagaatcgtaTCAAATCACTTCTTGTTGCTGCAACTGACTGTGAACCTCAGTATTTGATTCGTCTGCTTCAG ACAAAGCTGCGGATTGGATTTTCAGAGCAGACTCTGTTAGCTGCATTAGGACAGGCTGCTGTATATAATGAACAACATTCTAAACCACCTCCAAATGTTCAGTCTCCTTTAGAGGAG GCTGCTAAGATTGTCAAACAAGTTTTTTCTATCCTTCCAGTCTATGATAAAATAGTCCCAGCACTCTTGACTGGTGGTGTATGGGATCTGCCTAAGAGTTGTGGCTTTACACCGGGTGTTCCTGTTGGACCTATGCTAGCAAAACCAACCAAAGGTGTTGctgaaatcataaataaattccAGGACATTGACTTCATATGTGAATATAAGTATGATGGAGAGCGTGCGCAG ATCCTTATTACAAGAGCACGGAAAAATGTGGTAGTGAGTGAAATTAAAGTTGATGTGTGCATATTCGCTTTTGACATCTTATACCTTAACGGGCAACCACTTCTTCATGAGCAACTTAAAGTTCGTAAGGAG AGGCTTTATGATTCATTTGAGGAAGAACCTGGGTTTTTTCAATTTGCAACAGCCTTAACATCAAATGATCTTGAGGAGATTCAAACATTCCTTAATTCTGCTGTTTCTTCAAG TTGTGAGGGTTTAATTATCAAAACATTGGATAGAGATGCTACATATGAGCCATCGAAGCGGTCACTCAACTGGCTAAAATTGAAGAAAGACTACATGGAAAG TATTGGCGACACATTAGATCTAGTACCTATTGCTGCTTTCCATGGCCGTGGGAAACGAACTG GCTTCTATGGTGCTTTTCTCTTGGCATGTTATGATGAAAATAATGAAGAATTCCAGAGTATCTGTAAAATAG GTACTGGATTTTCTGAAGCAGAGCTTGAGGAACGTTCTGCCAGTCTCCGCTCTAAAGTGATTCCTGAACCAAAG TCGTACTATCGTTGTTCTGAGATGATGAAGCCAGATGTATGGTTTGAGACTACAGAG GTTTGGGAGGTAAAAGCTGCAGACTTGACCATTAGCCCTGTTCATCGTGCTGCTATTGGGATTGTGGATCCTGATAAG GGCATATCTCTCCGATTTCCACGTTTAGTTCGTGTTCGAGAAGATAAGACACCAGAGCAAGCTTCATCATCTGAGCAG GTTGCTGAGATGTATAATGCTCAAAAACACAATCAAACCAATAACGAAGACGATGGTGAGGATGATTGA
- the LOC121215582 gene encoding protein SOSEKI 2, translated as MFGSEMETRMKKYRQVSPERAKVWTEKSPKYYQHNRKVPVVYYLCRNRQLEHPHFIEVPLSSPDGLYLRDVIERLNNLRGRGMASLYSWSCKRSYRNGFVWHDLSEDDLILPAHGNEYVLKGSELFKESNSDRFSPVANSSRLQNLKQLPEPPSSSRSQDDSSSSSSLIGKRTKHSQDDELSSPVNRPTPGSSGASPESRYGKNSSWGCSLSLTEYKVCKNDGLADASTQTEENTDRPKSRETCTRGVSTDDGSLEPECNENFQNLVPNACVKDNPEICRNPVSPPSTSSASSTGGKPETLESLIRADASKINSFRILEEEDIRMPTNARLKATSMLMQLISCGSISVKDHSFGLVPTYRPRFSHSKFSSPLFSTSIMLGELDCLSENPRLMGLRLEDKEYFSGSLIETKMLKEGEGHTTLKRSSSYNDDRARKELESAEDKEEMNSGHSKCIPRSIKVSLSKQPRCESMRSPISEKPRNSSDGISTGDSRRLTEPVNKKHSKRLDSFREEEQVIKIEERLASGARVIIQSKAPCDTIVGLS; from the exons ATGTTTGGATCGGAGATGGAGACGAGGATGAAGAAATATAGGCAAGTGAGTCCGGAGAGAGCTAAAGTTTGGACTGAGAAATCGCCTAAGTACTATCAGCATAATCGGAAAGTTCCGGTTGTTTATTATCTCTGTAGGAATCGCCAGCTCGAGCATCCTCATTTCATTGAAGTTCCTCTCTCTTCTCCTGATGGACTTTATTTGAGgg ATGTGATTGAAAGGCTTAATAATCTTAGAGGCAGAGGGATGGCTTCCTTGTATTCTTGGTCTTGCAAAAG GAGCTATAGGAATGGATTTGTATGGCATGATCTTTCTGAAGATGATTTAATTCTTCCGGCCCATGGAAATGAATACGTTCTCAAAGGCTCCGAATTATTCAAAGAATCTAACTCGG ATCGTTTTAGTCCAGTTGCGAATAGCAGTAGATTGCAAAATCTGAAGCAGTTGCCTGAACCACCGTCTTCTTCTAGAAGCCaagatgattcttcatcttcttccagtTTGATTGGGAAGAGAACGAAGCATTCTCAGGATGATGAGCTCTCTTCTCCGGTTAACCGTCCAACTCCTGGGTCATCTGGTGCGTCGCCAGAGTCTAGATATGGAAAGAATTCTTCCTGGGGCTGTTCACTTAGTTTGACCGAGTATAAGGTTTGTAAGAATGATGGGTTAGCTGATGCTTCAACACAGACTGAGGAAAACACAGACAGACCTAAGTCACGAGAAACTTGTACAAGGGGTGTTTCGACTGATGATGGGTCTTTAGAACCCGAATGCAATGAGAATTTCCAAAACCTGGTCCCTAACGCTTGTGTAAAAGATAATCCCGAGATATGCAGGAATCCAGTTTCTCCACCATCCACTTCTAGTGCATCATCTACAGGAGGGAAACCTGAAACATTGGAATCTCTAATCCGAGCGGATGCTAGTAAAATCAATAGTTTTAGGATTCTTGAGGAGGAAGATATTCGAATGCCAACAAATGCTAGGCTCAAGGCAACAAGCATGTTGATGCAGTTAATCTCATGTGGTTCGATATCTGTGAAAGACCATAGTTTTGGCCTTGTTCCAACCTACAGGCCTAGGTTTTCCCATTCAAAATTTTCTTCACCATTGTTCTCTACTTCAATCATGTTGGGTGAGCTTGATTGCTTATCCGAGAATCCGAGGTTGATGGGCCTGAGATTGGAAGACAAAGAATATTTCAGTGGTAGCTTGATTGAGACGAAGATGCTCAAAGAAGGAGAAGGGCATACCACTCTGAAACGTTCTTCTTCATATAATGATGATAG GGCTCGTAAGGAGTTGGAATCAGCTGAAGACAAAGAAGAGATGAATTCAGGTCATTCAAAATGCATCCCCCGCTCTATCAAGGTTTCGCTAAGCAAGCAGCCAAGATGTGAGTCCATGAGATCTCCTATCTCTGAAAAACCAAGAAACTCCTCTGATGGGATATCCACTGGTGACAGTAGAAGACTCACTGAGCCTGTTAATAAAAAGCACTCGAAAAGGTTGGATTCATTCAGAGAAGAGGAGCAGGTGATCAAAATTGAAGAAAG GCTTGCTTCAGGAGCTCGGGTTATAATCCAATCTAAGGCACCTTGTGATACCATTGTTGGTTTATCCTAG